The proteins below come from a single Miscanthus floridulus cultivar M001 chromosome 1, ASM1932011v1, whole genome shotgun sequence genomic window:
- the LOC136487555 gene encoding uncharacterized protein: MRLFSNDNTGKAWNQSVMQRNFEVLLVSQFTLYGILKGNKPDFHVAMPPAKAKPFYASLIEKIQRSYSADSVKDGVFGAMMKVSLVNDGPVTMQIDSPSLQCAAQSSNGDDDLVTDGEARVPKETC, from the exons ATGAGGCTGTTTTCAAACGACAATACTGGAAAAGCATGGAATCAAAGT GTTATGCAGCGTAACTTTGAAGTGCTATTAG TCAGTCAGTTCACCTTATATGGCATCCTGAAGGGTAATAAGCCAGATTTTCATGTGGCTATGCCACCTGCAAAAGCGAAACCATTCTATGCTTCTCTAATCGAGAAAATTCAAAGGTCATACTCGGCTGATTCAGTGAAAG ATGGCGTTTTTGGAGCGATGATGAAG GTTTCTTTGGTGAATGATGGCCCCGTGACAATGCAAATCGACTCACCCTCACTGCAATGCGCTGCTCAGTCAAG CAATGGCGATGATGATTTGGTTACAGATGGTGAAGCCAGAGTACCTAAAGAGACGTGTTAA
- the LOC136487566 gene encoding xyloglucan galactosyltransferase KATAMARI1 homolog produces the protein MDAANKHDAGGSGVLRPSQICHLVIISTAFWALVFCLHSGMQGGGGMVSKLFKASALSHPKLSSSIPVSRRRPPSEQPPASVAPENRSVVAPAADHCAGRYIYMYDLPPRFNEDLVRGCRKLSPWTDMCSYLANCGMGQPLGDEGGVFSARGWFATDQFMLDVISHCRMKRYECLTGDSSLATAVYVPFYAALDAGRYFFNSTSTRDALALDLVDWLVQRPEWRAMGGRDHFMVAGRTSWELERKADVDEEWGNKLLSLPAIRNMTALILETSPWNRSGFGNEMMQSWSSLAIPYPTYFHPETAADVVAWQDKMRKAERKWLFSFAGAPRPGSKKTIRAEIIQQCGASSRCNLFDCGSGASCYWPGGATRVFEGSDFCLEPRGDTLTRRSTFDAILAGCIPVFFHPGSAYTQYTLHFPSDPNKYSVLIMHTDVTRRNVSIEETLSKISPAAVKDMREEVIRLIPRVVYADPRATRVDFKDAFDIALEAVIDRVAKRRRSAAAGREH, from the coding sequence ATGGACGCCGCCAACAAGCACGATGCTGGCGGCAGCGGTGTGCTACGGCCGTCCCAGATATGCCACCTCGTCATTATATCTACCGCCTTCTGGGCCTTGGTGTTCTGTTTGCACTCCGGCATGCAAGGGGGCGGCGGCATGGTATCTAAGTTGTTCAAGGCATCAGCGCTGTCCCATCCCAAGCTGTCCAGCAGCATCCCCGTCAGCCGCCGTCGCCCTCCATCGGAGCAACCGCCGGCGTCGGTGGCGCCGGAGAACCGGTCAGTGGTAGCACCGGCGGCGGATCATTGTGCGGGACGGTACATTTACATGTACGACCTGCCACCGCGCTTCAACGAGGACCTCGTCCGTGGCTGCCGCAAGCTTTCGCCGTGGACGGACATGTGCTCGTACCTGGCCAACTGCGGCATGGGCCAGCCCCTGGGCGACGAGGGAGGCGTCTTCTCCGCCCGCGGCTGGTTCGCCACCGACCAGTTCATGCTCGACGTCATCTCCCACTGCCGGATGAAGCGCTACGAGTGCCTCACCGGCGACTCCTCCCTCGCCACCGCAGTGTACGTGCCGTTCTACGCCGCCCTGGACGCCGGGAGGTACTTCTTCAACAGCACGTCGACGCGGGACGCGCTCGCTCTGGACCTCGTCGACTGGCTGGTGCAGCGTCCGGAGTGGCGCGCCATGGGCGGCCGCGACCACTTCATGGTGGCCGGGAGGACCTCGTGGGAACTCGAGCGGAAGGCTGATGTCGACGAGGAATGGGGCAACAAGCTGCTCAGCCTCCCCGCCATCCGAAACATGACGGCGCTCATCCTGGAGACGAGTCCCTGGAACCGTAGCGGTTTTGGGAACGAGATGATGCAGAGCTGGAGCAGCCTCGCGATACCATACCCGACGTACTTCCACCCGGAGACGGCCGCCGACGTGGTTGCCTGGCAAGACAAGATGCGCAAGGCGGAGCGCAAATGGCTCTTCTCGTTCGCCGGCGCGCCGCGGCCTGGGAGCAAGAAGACCATCCGCGCGGAGATCATCCAGCAGTGCGGCGCGTCAAGCCGCTGCAACCTCTTCGACTGCGGCAGCGGGGCCAGCTGCTACTGGCCGGGCGGCGCCACGCGCGTCTTCGAGGGCTCCGACTTCTGTCTGGAGCCGCGCGGGGACACCCTGACGCGGCGGTCGACGTTCGACGCCATCCTGGCCGGCTGCATCCCGGTGTTCTTCCACCCCGGCTCGGCGTACACGCAGTACACGCTGCACTTCCCGAGCGACCCCAACAAGTACTCGGTGCTCATCATGCACACCGACGTGACCCGCCGGAACGTCAGCATCGAGGAGACGCTGAGCAAGATCTCGCCGGCGGCGGTGAAGGACATGCGCGAGGAGGTGATCCGGCTCATTCCGAGGGTGGTGTACGCGGACCCGAGAGCAACGCGCGTGGATTTCAAGGACGCGTTCGATATAGCGTTGGAGGCTGTCATTGATCGGGTGGCTAAGCGGCGCCGGAGCGCGGCCGCTGGCCGGGAGCACTGA